TCGATGCTGCGGAAGACCGCGAGCGCTTCCAGAAGCTGCTGGTCGACCTTGGCCTGAAGCAGCCGCCTAACCGCACTGCGCGTACGCCGGAAGCCGCCGTTCGTCTGGCAGCCGAAATCGGCTACCCGCTCGTGGTGCGGCCGTCCTATGTGCTGGGCGGCCGCGCGATGGAAATCGTGCACGAACAGAAAGACCTCGAGCGCTACATGCGTGAAGCGGTCAAGGTCTCGAACGAGTCGCCGGTGCTGCTCGACCGCTTCCTGAACGACGCGACTGAAGTTGACGTCGATGCCCTGTCCGACGGTCACCAGGTGATCATCGGCGGCATCATGGAGCACATCGAGCAGGCGGGTGTGCACTCGGGCGACTCCGCATGTTCGCTGCCGCCATACACGCTGTCGGAAAAGTTGCAGGACGAGCTACGTCGTCAGACCGAAGCCATGGCGCGGGCGCTCAACGTGGTTGGCCTGATGAACGTGCAGTTCGCGATTCAGGGCGAGGGCGACAACGCCGTCGTCTATGTGCTCGAAGTCAACCCGCGCGCTTCGCGTACCGTGCCCTTCGTATCGAAGGCCTGCTCGCTGCCGCTGGCCAAGATTGCTGCGCGCTGCATGGCGGGACAGAGCCTTGCGAGCCAGGGCGTGACCGGCGAGATCGTGCCGCCGTATTACTCCGTGAAAGAGGCGGTGTTCCCCTTCGTCAAGTTCCCGGGCGTGGATACCATTCTCGGACCGGAGATGAAGTCGACCGGCGAGGTGATGGGTGTTGGACGCAGCTTCGCCGAGGCGTTCATCAAGAGTCAGCTCGGCGCCGGCGTGCGTCTGCCGACATCGGGTACCGCCTTCATCAGCGTCAAGCCGACCGATCGTGGCGCCGCAGTCGAGGTTGCCCGCGAATTGCACGAACTCGGTTTCTCGCTCGTCGCCACCCGTGGCACCGGTGGGGTGATCGAAGCAGCGGGGATTCCTGTCGCCTTCGTGAACAAGGTCAATGAGGGCCGTCCGCACATCGTCGACATGATCAAGAACGATGAAGTCGTTCTGGTGATCAATACCGTCGAAGAGAAGCGGCAGGCAATCACCGACTCGCGCTCGATTAGAACGAGTGCGCTGGCTGCGAAGGCGAGCGTGTTCACCACCATCGAGGGCGCGCGTGCTGCCTGCATGGGACTGCGCCATCTGGCCGGCCTCGAAGTCTACGCAGTGCAGGAACTGCATGCGGAACTGAACCAGAGCAAATGAACAAGACACCACTGACCATTGCGGGGGCAGAAGCGCTCCGCGCCGAACTCCACCGTCTGAAGACGGTGGAGCGTCCCAATGTCATCGCTGCGATCGCCGAGGCGCGTTCGCACGGCGACCTGTCCGAGAATGCAGAGTACGACGCAGCCAAGGAGCGCCAGGGGTTTGTCGAAGGGCGCATCATGGAGGTCGAGGGCAAGCTGTCGAATGCTCAGGTTATCGACCCCAAGCTGCTCGATGCTGACGGGCGTTGTGTTTTTGGCGCCACCGTGACCCTGGAGGACATGGATTCCGGCAAGACGATCAGCTATCAGATCGTGGGTGAGGACGAAGCCGACATCAAGCTGAACAAGATTTCGGTAAGTTCCCCGATTGCGCGCGCCCTGATCGGAAAGTACGCAGGCGATGTTGCGGAAGTTCAGGCTCCGGGCGGTGTTCGTGAGCTTGAAATCATTGAAGTCAGCTATATCTGACGATCAATGAGTCGCGTTGCCGATCATCTCGCCCGTGCTTGTGGTCACCTTGTGGATCGGTGCAATGTGGGTGGTCGGATACATGGTGGCGCCGACGCTGTTCTCGATGCTGCCGGATCGCAGGCTGGCGGGGAATGTCGCAGGCCAGTTGTTCACCCTCGTGGCCTGGATTGGCATCGGGTCTGCGGCTTACCTGCTGATGTTCCTGGCCATGCGTCTGGGTTGGCAGGCCTTTCGCAATGGGCTGTTCTGGCTGGTGCTCGTGCTGCTGTTG
This genomic interval from Parazoarcus communis contains the following:
- a CDS encoding DUF4149 domain-containing protein; protein product: MPIISPVLVVTLWIGAMWVVGYMVAPTLFSMLPDRRLAGNVAGQLFTLVAWIGIGSAAYLLMFLAMRLGWQAFRNGLFWLVLVLLLCTIAGQYGIQPLMAELKASAWPREVMNSMMRDRFSTWHGVSSVLYLLQSLLGYRAGTGFAAYPALMRRVA
- the greA gene encoding transcription elongation factor GreA encodes the protein MNKTPLTIAGAEALRAELHRLKTVERPNVIAAIAEARSHGDLSENAEYDAAKERQGFVEGRIMEVEGKLSNAQVIDPKLLDADGRCVFGATVTLEDMDSGKTISYQIVGEDEADIKLNKISVSSPIARALIGKYAGDVAEVQAPGGVRELEIIEVSYI